From one Actinomycetota bacterium genomic stretch:
- a CDS encoding alkaline phosphatase family protein has translation MPRKILYVILDGLGDDPVPSLDGRTPLAAARTPNLDAIAAKGRSGLVTTVAPDIAPESDIAVFSILGYDPEKQHAGRGPLEALGSGIEMRDGDVAWRANYATVDERGTIVDRRAGRDLSDDEARALAEALNEAVSLEGGSATFKATSEHRGVLHLRAARPMSGEISNTDPAYERRGALGVALETFDPYPLEARALDPTDGGAVLAAELTNLWSKASRDVLGSHPVNSARSARNRPPANIVLVRDAGDHIPVVQSLKERFGMDWACFAEMPVEIGISRVTGMTPVLVSASGTDPDAYARLATQTLETLGGYDGLYVHIKGPDVPAHDGRAEDKRDSIAAIDEGYFGTVLPELDPDTVLAVTADHSTSCVRKAHTADPVPLVVAGPGISADGVTLYSEAAAADGSLGHLRGVQVLPLLVEMARG, from the coding sequence GACGGCCTGGGCGACGACCCGGTCCCGAGCCTGGACGGACGCACCCCCCTCGCCGCCGCCCGGACGCCCAACCTCGACGCGATCGCGGCGAAGGGACGTTCGGGTCTCGTGACGACGGTGGCCCCCGATATCGCTCCCGAGTCCGATATAGCGGTCTTCTCGATCCTGGGGTACGACCCCGAGAAGCAGCACGCCGGGCGGGGTCCGCTCGAGGCGCTCGGGTCGGGCATCGAGATGCGCGACGGCGACGTGGCTTGGCGCGCCAACTACGCGACCGTGGACGAGAGAGGCACGATCGTCGACCGCCGCGCCGGCCGGGACCTCTCCGACGACGAGGCGCGGGCGCTCGCCGAGGCCCTCAACGAGGCGGTCTCGCTCGAGGGCGGGTCGGCGACCTTCAAGGCGACCTCGGAGCACCGGGGGGTCCTGCACCTGCGCGCGGCCCGGCCGATGTCGGGAGAGATCTCCAACACCGACCCCGCCTACGAGCGGCGTGGGGCGCTCGGCGTCGCGCTCGAGACCTTCGACCCGTACCCGCTCGAGGCGCGCGCGCTCGATCCGACCGACGGGGGGGCCGTCCTGGCCGCGGAGCTCACCAACCTGTGGAGCAAGGCGTCACGCGACGTCCTCGGCTCCCACCCGGTGAACTCAGCCCGGTCGGCGCGCAACCGACCGCCCGCCAACATCGTCCTGGTGCGCGACGCCGGCGACCACATCCCGGTCGTCCAGTCGTTGAAGGAGCGCTTCGGGATGGACTGGGCCTGCTTCGCCGAGATGCCCGTCGAGATCGGAATCTCCAGGGTCACCGGGATGACTCCCGTCCTAGTGTCCGCGTCGGGGACCGACCCCGACGCGTACGCCCGCCTGGCCACCCAGACCCTCGAGACGCTGGGGGGGTACGACGGCCTGTACGTGCACATCAAGGGTCCGGACGTCCCCGCCCACGACGGGCGCGCAGAGGACAAGCGGGACAGCATCGCCGCCATCGACGAAGGCTACTTCGGGACCGTCCTGCCCGAGCTCGACCCGGACACGGTCCTGGCCGTCACCGCCGACCACTCGACGTCCTGTGTGCGCAAGGCCCACACGGCCGACCCCGTCCCCCTCGTCGTGGCCGGGCCCGGCATCAGCGCGGACGGCGTGACCCTGTACTCGGAGGCGGCGGCCGCGGACGGCTCCCTCGGGCACCTGAGAGGGGTGCAGGTGCTCCCCCTGCTCGTGGAGATGGCCCGCGGGTGA